The Methylocystis rosea genome includes the window GCCCTCGATGATATGATTGAGCTCCTGACCCCAAAAGGTCGTTTCATGCATCCAGATGATGAATTCGCGTTTCACATCGGCAAGATCAACGTCGACGATCTTGCCGTCGATGAGCGCAGGAACCTTCCCGCTCGCCGGATTGATGATGAGCGTACCGAACAGCCCCTTGTCCTCGGCTCCGAGCATCGGATTGCCGAATGCATGATCGTGATAGGCCCACGTGCCTGCCGTTCCAGGCGCGGCCGTCCATTTGTATGTGTAAGGTTTGTCTGGGAACGCAGCTTCGTCGGCGACGCCATTCAAAACCTTCATGGTGCCATCGCTGTCGATCTTGAAGTGCACGCCGTGGACATGGATGCTGACCGGCAACGCCGAGTCGGCGATGCCATGTTGAAGAGTCACCTCGGCGACGTCCCCCTCTTTCATGACGAGCGTGGGACCAGGGATGGTAGGACCGCTCGCATACCGATCCGTAAGGTCGCTTTCTTTTCCCGTGGAAGATTTGACCTTGTGACTGACCATCTCATAGGCCAGCTGACCCGACGGCATTGCGCTTGCTTTGAGCGTGATCAAATGTTGGTCGGCGGCAGAGGCTGCGCTAGCGGCGAGAAGCGCGGCTGGCCACATGAGCAAAAACGCGAACGAACGTGAAATCCCCAACTGCGCCCAGGTTCTTAGCATCGCATCACACTCCTTCGAGCGGAGAACCGGGGACAATGCCGGCGATCGATCCGATCGCGCGCGCCAACCAGTTCGATCCGATACGACTTAGATGCGACGGAACGCTGAGGTCTTACCTCGAAGGAAAAGTTTTTTCTGCGTTCACGAGTCTCAGAAGGGCGAGATAAACCTCTTCGCACTCGGGGCACTGATGCATATGGTGTTTAACCTCGGGCAATAAGGCTCCGGCGTCCTGACCGGATGCCTCAATGTCGACGTAACGTGGAAGTTCA containing:
- a CDS encoding multicopper oxidase domain-containing protein, producing MSPVLRSKECDAMLRTWAQLGISRSFAFLLMWPAALLAASAASAADQHLITLKASAMPSGQLAYEMVSHKVKSSTGKESDLTDRYASGPTIPGPTLVMKEGDVAEVTLQHGIADSALPVSIHVHGVHFKIDSDGTMKVLNGVADEAAFPDKPYTYKWTAAPGTAGTWAYHDHAFGNPMLGAEDKGLFGTLIINPASGKVPALIDGKIVDVDLADVKREFIIWMHETTFWGQELNHIIEGGKEIPLWTNPTVGARLGEKVRFHVMGIGTAFHTFHLHAHRWIEPGATAGVDTVNIGPISRTSFIVKAGEGVGPGDWHYHCHVIQHMQSGMMGDFRVIE